Proteins encoded together in one Lathyrus oleraceus cultivar Zhongwan6 chromosome 5, CAAS_Psat_ZW6_1.0, whole genome shotgun sequence window:
- the LOC127082463 gene encoding uncharacterized mitochondrial protein AtMg00810-like, with protein MSLVGELTYFLGLQVKQMDDTIFISQRMYAKSIVKKFGMENASHKRTPAPTHLKLTKDEKGVDVDQSLYRSMIGSLLYLTASRPDITFVVGVCARYQSEPKMSHITRVKKIPKYINGTNDYGILYSHNVNPMLIGYCDAVLASSANDRKSTPGECFFLGNNLIYWFNKKQNYVSLSWLRLNILQ; from the coding sequence atgagtcttgtTGGTGAACTGACTTACTTTCTTGGTCTTCAAGTCAAACAAATGGACGATACTATCTTTATCTCTCAAAGAATGTATGCTAAGAGTATAGTaaagaagtttggcatggaaaatgcaaGTCACAAAAGGACACCTGCACCAACCCACTTGAAGCTAACTAAAGATGAAAAGGGTGTAGATGTGGATCAAAGTCTGTACAGGAGTATGATTGGTAGTTTGTTGTATCTTACAGCTAGCAGACCTGACATTACATTTGTTGTAGGAGTGTGTGCAAGATATCAGTCTGAACCCAAAATGAGTCATATTACTCGAGTGAAAAAGATCCCAAAATACATCAATGGGACTAATGACTATGGAATATTGTATTCTCATAATGTAAATCCCATGCTTATTGGATATTGTGATGCAGTTTTGGCAAGTAGTGCTAATGACAGAAAGAGCACTCCTGGAgaatgtttcttcttgggaaataATCTAATATATTGGTTCAACAAGAAGCAAAACTATGTGTCATTATCATGGTTGAGGCTAAATATATTGCAGTAG
- the LOC127082464 gene encoding uncharacterized protein LOC127082464 produces the protein MHQREIELRSVGIDVDLSEVIIDVVPISMVPGHETPIRKPRTTTSRKGKPSKASTSPSSFMVVSDVKNIELSTFVKKPHSMISLSLDPINDKPNVDAYSKVILFQKYNVDKNIRVLISQVLGIEHKTGVVSDVSTSLAQTDNPIETPQGKSNENVSTQSPEKSEEKDDSDGMSGDLSNKEENSREKKDQSIDTVNVGNLDYDDEPIGKKLALGIAKRLRNRKGKAVVTPVSKKRSPKRKEVPYGSSVSDCDVEHDVQDIISATTKQTSGKKIPTNILEILVDNISFHFVENVEKWKFVYQRIMALERELEKVAFECKETISLIQEAGLMKSVTGFDKCYEMLVKDFIVNISKERDNNRNKEFRKVYVRGRCMNFALEIINRLFMGKHVLDIVMTSGQKPTDSTTETGILDELKDTCKTLDETIKGLRENLEGDNADEEGAKEEGANTSDDEETTNIDED, from the exons ATGCACCAAAGAGAAATCGAACTTAGGAGTGTCGGTATTGATGTGGATCTTTCTGAAGTTATTATTGATGTTGTTCCTATATCTATGGTTCCTGGCCATGAAACCCCTATAAGGAAGCCTAGAACAACTACTTCGAGAAAGGGTAAGCCCTCTAAAGCAAGTACATCCCCATCTTCATTTATGGTTGTTAGTGATGTAAAAAATATTGAACTCTCTACTTTTGTCAAGAAACCTCATTCGATGATTAGCCTGTCCCTTGATCCTATTAATGACAAACCTAATGTTGATGCTTATTCAAAAGTTATATTGTTCCAAAA ATACAATGTTGATAAAAATATTCGTGTTCTAATTTCTCAAGTTTTGGGTATTGAACATAAGACTGGTGTTGTGTCGGATGTCTCCACATCCTTGGCCCAAACCGATAACCCTATTGAAACCCCTCAGGGTAAATCTAACGAAAATGTTTCTACTCAGTCCCCTGAAAAATCAGAAGAAAAAGATGATTCTGATGGCATGTCTGGTGATTTATCTAACAAAGAAGAAAACTCTAGAGAAAAGAAGGATCAATCTATAGACACTGTGAATGTAGGTAATCTGGACTATGATGATGAGCCAATTGGTAAAAAATTGGCTCTAGGAATAGCTAAAAGGTTAAGAAACAGAAAAGGAAAAGCG GTTGTTACTCCTGTCTCTAAGAAGAGATCCCCGAAGAGGAAGGAAGTCCCATATGGTTCTAGTGTGTCTGACTGTGATGTCGAACATGATGTTCAAGACATCATTTCTGCTACAACAAAGCAAACTTCTGGGAAGAAGATTCCAACAAATATTCTTGAAATTTTAGTTGACAACATCTCATTTCACTTTGTGGAGAATGtagaaaaatggaaatttgtttACCAAAGAATAATGGCCTTAGAAAGAGAACTTGAGAAAGTTGCTTTTGAGTGCAAAGAAACGATAAGTCTGATTCAAGAAGCTGGATTAATGAAAAGTGTGACTGGCTTTGACAAGTGTTATGAAATGCTTGTTAAAGACTTCATTGTGAATATCTCTAAGGAGCGTGATAACAATAGGAATAAGGAGTTTAGAAAGGTGTATGTAAGAGGAAGATGTATGAACTTTGCTCTTGAAATCATAAATAG GTTATTTATGGGGAAACATGTTCTagatattgtcatgacatctggaCAGAAACCCACCGATTCTACTACTGAGACTGGAATCCTTGATGAACTAAAAGACACCTGCAAAACCTTGGATGAAACTATCAAA GGACTGAGGGAAAATCTGGAAGGTGATAATGCGGATGAAGAAGGTGCTAAAGAAGAAGGTGCTAATACTAGTGATGATGAAGAGACAACTAACATTGATGAAGACTGA